A single region of the Glycine max cultivar Williams 82 chromosome 20, Glycine_max_v4.0, whole genome shotgun sequence genome encodes:
- the LOC113000719 gene encoding uncharacterized protein, producing MSALKEQMDSMMDAMLGMKQLMESNAAPAAVVSSAAEADLTLSTAAHHPIPNKVGREKSTPGHVGNPHLGYNRGAYPYGLPPNYTPPVIRDDAGHVPPPILEGEPPRHPDVVHEDHREHAQGDIDSYSPFSTEGLAPNALPQPNITGEPRSHPTQPIFLSVGGPPLAAEGTGKLDLIEERLRVVEGFGDYLFVDMTDLCLVPDVVIPPKFKVPDFDRYKGTTCPKNHLKMYCRKMGAYSRDEKLLMHFFQDSLAGEAVI from the coding sequence atgtcggctttgaaagaacaaatggatTCTATGATGGATGCCATGCTGGGAATGAAACAACTTATGGAGAGTAACGCGGCCCCCGCCGCCGttgttagttcggctgccgagGCAGACCTGACTCTTTCGACTGCTGCGCACCACCCTATTCCAAATAAGGTGGGACGAGAGAAAAGCACGCCAGGGCACGTCGGCAACCCGCATCTGGGGTACAACCGAGGAGCTTACCCCTACGGtttaccacctaattacacacCACCAGTCATACGTGACGATGCGGGTCATGTTCCTCCCCCCAtacttgaaggggagcctcctcgacatcCGGACGTGGTCCACGAGGATCATCGAGAGCATGCTCAGGGAGACATCGACTCCTACTCCCCGTTTTCCACTGAGGGGCTAGCGCCCAACGCActacctcaacccaacatcacgGGAGAACCTCGAAGCCACCCAACGCAGCCAATATTTCTGTCTGTGGGAGGACCACCCCTGGCAGCAGAAGGAACggggaaactcgatctcatcgaagaAAGATTGAGGGTTGTCGAAGGATTTGGCGATTATCTGTTCGTGGACATGACCGACCTTTGCTTGGTGCCGGACGTCGTCatccctccgaagttcaaggtacCTGACTTTGataggtacaaagggacgacttgcCCTAAGAATCACCTAAAAATGTACTGTCGAAAGATGGGTGCATATTCCAGGGACGAgaagttgttgatgcatttctttcaagatagtTTGGCCGGGGAAGCAGTCATCTAG